The Limisphaerales bacterium sequence ATATGGCCAAGATGGACAAAATTAAAATCGATGACCTCAAGATGCGCCCCGAGGTATTCAGCCATCGCCTGCGCCGCCGCGCCCGCCTTCGCGATTCCATCAACGAAGCGATGCCCGACATCGACAAAGCGGTCGCTAAGTTTAACCTCAACGAATATTACGACCAAGCGCTCAACCTCATTGTCAGCGGCCGCGCCCGCAACGCGTTTGATCTCAAACAGGAGAAAGACAAAACCCGCGACCTCTACGGCCGCAACACCTTTGGCCAAAGTTGTCTGCTCGCCCGGCGCCTTGTGGAAGCCGGCACGCGCGTGGTGGAAGTCGTGTGGCCCAAAGTTGCCAACAGCGACAACCACTCGTGGGACGTTCATCAGGGCCTCGAGGCGCGCATGAAAAATCAATCGGCTCCCATGCTTGACCGCGGCCTCAGCGGGCTACTTACCGATATGGATGAGCGCGGCTTGCTCGACGACACGCTCGTGCTGTGCGTCGGGGAGTTTGGCCGCAGCCCTCAAAAGGGCCTCTCCACCAGCGGCAACAACAACTCTGCTACCGGCCGCGACCACTGGCCGTACTGCTACACCGGTGTCATCGCCGGCGCGGGCATCAAGCGCGGCAACGTGTTTGGCCAATCCGACAAAACCGGTAGTGCCCCCGACACTGACCCCATTCACCCCACTGAATTGCTGGCCACCATTTATCACGCCTTCGGCATTGAGCCTGGCACCATCGTGTACAACCACCTCAACCAACCCCGCGAACTCGTCAAAGCTGAGGCACAGTTAAAGCTATTCGGATAACCGGGACGAACAATATAATCCAGCTCCCCAAGACCCGGAATTCCGGGTCTTTTTTAATGATTATGGCGCGCGATACAATCGCTGACACAATGATATTTCGTGGCCATTTCCAGACACCCACCGGTCGAAAGCTGCCCCACATTTGCACGGTATAATTCCTGCCAGGGCGTCTGGTGTTTAAGATCACTAGCCGTAAACTCTTCACGGCGCTTGGCTATTTCCTCATCGTCCACCAGCAATTCAACCGTGCATTGATTCAGGTCCACACGAATTTCATCACCCGTTTGAAGCAGCGCCAGATTTCCGCCGGCGGCTGATTCCGGGGATACATTTAAAATACTCGGGCTTGCGGCAGTCCCGCTTTGCCGGCCATCGCCCAATGTGGGGAGCGTGCGAATGCCCTGCTTAATCAGAGCCGCCGGGGGTTGCATATTGACCACTTCCGCCGAGCCGGGATATCCCACCGGACCGCACCCCCGAACGACCAACATACAACGATCATCGATTCCCAAATCGGGATCGTCGATTCGCGCATGATAATCTTCCGGCCCTTCAAACACCACCGCACGAACGGTGAAACAATTTTCTTCGCCGGGCGCGGAAAGATATCGTTCCCGGAAGCCGTCACTAATGACGCAGGTCTTGATCAATGCCCCGTCAAACAGATTGCCCGACAGCACCAGAAAACCTGCCTGCTCCTGCATTGGCTTATCGTATGCAAAAATAACCTCGCGATCCGGCGGCGGCACTTCGGAATAATTTTCTCCAATCGTCTGCCCGCTTACCGTCATTGCCCCGGTATGGATGCGCCCTGCCTCAATCAATTCCCGGGCCACAGCCGGCATGCCGCCCGCCCGATAGAATGCTTCGCCGAGATAGGTTCCCGCCGGTTGGCAGTTGACTAATAGTGGCACATCATAGCCCACCGTTTGCCAGTCAGCAAGATCCAGCGGCACGCCAATATGCCGTGCAATGGCATTAAGATGAATGGGGCAATTGGTCGATCCCCCAATCGCTGTGTTCATCACAATTGCATTTTCAAATGCCTCTCTCGTTAAGATTTGTGACGGGCGCAAATCCTCCCCCACTATGGCCACGATGCGCACGCCGGTTGCGTATGCCATCTGCATTCGTTCGCGGTATGCCGCGGGGATTGCGGCGCAACCCGGCAATGACATGCCCAACGCCTCGGCCAGTGAATTCATCGAGAGCGCCGTGCCCATCGTATTACAATGCCCGACACTTGGGGAGGAGGCCGCCACTTGTTCCATAAACTCCTCATAGCTGATTTTCCCTTCGGCACATTCTTTGCGCCCCTCCCAAATCATGGTTCCGGATCCGGCCAATTCACCCTTATGCCAACCATCCAGCATCGGCCCGCCACTTAGCACGATGGCGGGAAGATCCGCCGTCGCCGCGGCCATTAACAGAGCGGGGGTGGTCTTGTCACAGGCAGTGGTCAGCACAACCCCGTCCAGTGGATACCCGTGCAAAATTTCCACTAAACCGAGATAGGCCAGGTTACGATCCAGAGCTGCCGTAGGGCGACGGCAACTTTCCTGGATCGGATGCACTGGAAAAATCAACGGCACACCACCCGCATCCCTAATCCCAGCCGCCGCGCGCTCGGCGGTTTGCAAGTGAACACGATTGCACGGCGTGAGATCGCTGCCGGTTTGGGCGATGCCAATGATTGGCCTCCCGGATTGTAATTCATCGAGTGTCATCCCGAAGTTTAGATAGCGTTCCGCATAAATCGCGGTCATGCCGGGGTTGCCCGGGTTATTAAACCAATTTTCGCTGCGTAATTTATTTTCAGGTTCAGCCATAATGAAGTGCGGAAAAGCTACCGGAGACGTTACCAAAAGTCACCTCGAATGAATCTTGCCTCAAACGCTTCCCTCCCGCAAAGTCGCCGCCGTGTTTTCACTTAAGAACAAAAATGCTATTGTCACCGGAGCCGGCAGCGGTATCGGACAAGCCATTGCCCGCGCACTCGCGAAACAAGGGGCCGTGGTGGATATTCTCGAAATAAACCTTGAGGGGGCAGCTGAAACCCTTGAAGCCATCCAAGCCGACGGCGGCACGGCCGCTGCACATGAATGCGATGTGACCGATCAGGCGGGAACAGCCGCTGTTTTCAAAAAGATTGCCGACAATCGTGGACAGCTTGATTGCCTGATAAACAATGCCGGGGTTGCGCACGTCGGAAACGTATTAACCACCTCTGAAGAAGATTTCGACCGCGTGCTCAACGTAAACGTGAAAGGCGTTTATAACTGCCTCAAAGCAGGAGTTGCCCACATGCAACACAGTGGCGGTGCCATCGTCAATATCGCCTCCACCGTAAGCGTGATGGCCATCGACGACCGCTTCGCATACTCCACCAGCAAAGGTGCCGTGCTGACAATGACCTATTCGGTCGCACGCGATTACCTCAAGCAGGGCATCCGTTGCAATGCCATCCTGCCCGCACGCATCCACACACCGTTTGTCGATGGGTTTATTCAGAAAAACTACCCGGATAACGCTGACGAAATGTTCAAAAAACTTTCTGAAGCTCAACCAATTGGCCGCATGGGGAAACCGGACGAAGTTGCTGCGATGGCCGTGTTCTTGTGCAGCGACGAAGCCTCTTTCATCACAGGCTGCCCCTACCCTGTAGACGGCGGCACATTATACATTCGATAAAATGAAACTTATACGAGTTGGTAATCCCGGAGAGGAAAAACCCGGCGTGCTCTCCGAAAACGGTACGCGCACTAATGTCAGCGCTTTTGGCGAGGACTATGACGAAACATTTTTCGGATCCGATGGGCCCGCACGATTGGCTGTTTGGATTCAACAGCAAAACAATCTTCCTTCTTTTGACGACCACGCGCGCCTCGGCCCACCCCTGACTCGCCCGAGCAAGCTCATTTGCATCGGCCTCAACTACAAGGCCCACGCGGAAGAAAGCGGAACACAACTGCCGCCCGAGCCAGTAATTTTCTTCAAAGCCACCAGCGCCATCGTCGGCCCGAATGACGACCTCGTCATCCCCCGCAACGGTGACAAAACTGACTGGGAAGTTGAAATGGCATTTGTCATCGGGAAAAAAGCAAACTACGTCGATGAAGCAAATGCCCTCGACCACGTGGCCGGCTATCTTTTGCACAATGATTACAGCGAACGCGCGTTCCAACTCGAGCGCCACGGCCAATGGGTGAAAGGGAAAAGCTGTGACACGTTTGCCCCCCTCGGCCCTTTCATTGCCACCGCCGACGAGGTGCCCGATCCCCAAAACCTCAATCTATGGTTGAAGGTAAACGGCGAACAACTTCAAGATAGCAACACCAGCGACATGGCCTACGGAGTACAACATTTAGTACACTACCTGAGCCAGTTCATGACATTACTGCCCGGCGATATCATCAGCACCGGCACCCCCAGTGGAGTTGGGCTCGGCTTTGATCCTCCACGATTTCTGCAGCCCGGAGACGTGGTCGAACTGGGCATCACCGGTTTGGGCGAATCCAAACAAACTGCAGTTTCAGCAACCTAACCCAAGCCAATGAGTCATTTGAAACTTCACATTCCAGGCCCAGTTGAAGTCAGCGAAACCACTTGGCGCGCGATGTCGATGCCGATGATCGGCCATCGTAGCCGGGATTTTCAAAACCTCTACGGAAAAATCCAACCCCAACTCCAACAATTGCTCGGCACGGAACGGCTTGTTTATCTCAGCACCTCCTCCGCGTGGGGCATTATGGAAGGCGCCATCCGAAACCTCGCCCAACGCAAACTGCTCTGCTGTATGTGCGGCGCGTTTTCTGACAAATGGCTGAACGTCGCAGAGCGCTGCGGCATTGCCGCCGAAGGATTGCAGGTGGATTGGGGCTCACCCATTTTGCCTGAGGCGGTGGAGACCAAGCTCGCCACAGGCGAATTTGACGCTCTCACCCTGGTACATAACGAAACCTCCACCGGCGTGATGAATCCGCTGGATGCCATCGCGAAGCTAAAGGGAAAATATCCCGATGTGATGTTCATCGTTGATAGCGTAAGCTCGATGACTGCCGTGCCGATTCACTTCGACGCACTTGGCATCGACGTCCTACTCGCAGGCACGCAAAAGGCGTGGGCATTGCCGCCGGGCCTTTCCGTGTTTACCTGCTCCGAAGCGGCGCTCAACCGCGCGGCCCAAGCGAAGACACGCGGTTATTATTTTGACTTCATTGAATTTCAGAAAAACGCTGAGAAAAATATGACGCCCAGCACGCCGAGCATCCCACACATCAACGGGCTCTCGCATAAGCTGGACGAATTCTTCGCCGAAGGTTTGGACACCCGCTATGCGCGGCATCGGGCCACCAACCAAATGACCCGCGACTGGGCCACAAAGCACAGCTTCACGCTGCTGCCCGAAGCCGGTTACGAATCCATCTCGCTCACTTGTCTAAACAACGGCGCACGCGAGGGAGGCACGGTTGTGGATGTGCCGAAGTTGCAAAGCGCGATGAAAGAAAAAGGCATCCTCATCGATGGCGGCTACGGCAAGCTCAAAGGCAAAGCGTTTCGGCTCTCGAATATGGGAGATGAGACGGTGGAAACGATGGCCGATCTGTTCGCCAAATTGGATATGGCGATGGAAGAGGTGAGTTGAATATTTCCAAGGCCCAAGGATTGCCCGAACAGTATTGACCCGATTAGAGTTCGGATTTCATTATTAATTCGGACTTGGGTTTCGCGGTTTGTTCATTTCTATGGGCTCACCGCTAATTTCTCATCACTAAACTCCCCGCCCATTAGCACGCCCTGTTCCTTGTACGGTTTGAGCATAAAATGGGTCACGGTCGAAATGACGCCCTGAAGGGTGGCCAGTTTTTCGGAGACGAATGATGAAACAGATTTCAGGTCTGTCCCTTCGACGACCACCATTAAATCAAAGCCACCACTCATCAAATAACAGCTCTGCACCTCATCAAAACGAGCAATTCGGGAAGCAAGCCGGTCAAAACCGCCTTCACGCTCGGGGGTGATTTTGACTTCAATCACCGCACGAACAATATCCACTTCCAGCTTTTCCTCATTGATGACCGTACGGTAACCGAGGATGACACCGGTCGTTTCAAGTTCCTTAATTTTAGATTCCACCTCCACCTCAACGAGATTCAGGCGACCCGCTATTTGCGCGGGCGTAAGCGACGCATCTTCGCGCAATAATTTCAACAACTCATCCATGCCGAAGGCTAACGACTGGACGCGTGCGCGGCTATGATTTTTTATTCAGAGGGATGAAAGGTAACCGCCGAGCCCTCGAGGAATCCATTGGGAATTTTACCGGCTAAAATCAAAGCGCAACCGTGGCCGACCACCCGGCTTGGCCAAAGTGTTCGTGATATTTAGCGCGAAGGGCTTCTGCGGCCGAGCGAGTTTCAGTAATGGCAAACGTGGCGGAACCGCTGCCGGACATTAGGGAAACAAGCGCGCCGTTTGCCGCGAGAAAATATTTCAGGATGGGAAGCACCAAATGCTTTTGAAACACCGGGGCTTCAAGAGTATTGGCGAAGCCATCCAGTTTCCCCGCTTGCAACGAATCCACCATTGCGTTGGCCCGACCCGGCGTGCCGTAGGCTTCGGGTG is a genomic window containing:
- a CDS encoding DUF1501 domain-containing protein — encoded protein: MIRIPGQRGKDLCDSHLGMTRRDVLRVGGSGMLGLSLGGMLEMQAQAKDKKGGGPGWGKAKSVILIYLQGGPSHLDLWDPKPNAPTNVKSVFAPIQTKIPGVNFTELLPNLAKVNDKFTMMRSVSYTPNGLFNHTAAIYQMMTGYTTDKVSPSGQLEPPSPKDFPNFGSNITRLQPQEEPMLPFVMLPRPLQESNVIGKGGSAGFLGKAYDPYTLYPAGGDMDMAKMDKIKIDDLKMRPEVFSHRLRRRARLRDSINEAMPDIDKAVAKFNLNEYYDQALNLIVSGRARNAFDLKQEKDKTRDLYGRNTFGQSCLLARRLVEAGTRVVEVVWPKVANSDNHSWDVHQGLEARMKNQSAPMLDRGLSGLLTDMDERGLLDDTLVLCVGEFGRSPQKGLSTSGNNNSATGRDHWPYCYTGVIAGAGIKRGNVFGQSDKTGSAPDTDPIHPTELLATIYHAFGIEPGTIVYNHLNQPRELVKAEAQLKLFG
- a CDS encoding dihydroxy-acid dehydratase family protein, encoding MAEPENKLRSENWFNNPGNPGMTAIYAERYLNFGMTLDELQSGRPIIGIAQTGSDLTPCNRVHLQTAERAAAGIRDAGGVPLIFPVHPIQESCRRPTAALDRNLAYLGLVEILHGYPLDGVVLTTACDKTTPALLMAAATADLPAIVLSGGPMLDGWHKGELAGSGTMIWEGRKECAEGKISYEEFMEQVAASSPSVGHCNTMGTALSMNSLAEALGMSLPGCAAIPAAYRERMQMAYATGVRIVAIVGEDLRPSQILTREAFENAIVMNTAIGGSTNCPIHLNAIARHIGVPLDLADWQTVGYDVPLLVNCQPAGTYLGEAFYRAGGMPAVARELIEAGRIHTGAMTVSGQTIGENYSEVPPPDREVIFAYDKPMQEQAGFLVLSGNLFDGALIKTCVISDGFRERYLSAPGEENCFTVRAVVFEGPEDYHARIDDPDLGIDDRCMLVVRGCGPVGYPGSAEVVNMQPPAALIKQGIRTLPTLGDGRQSGTAASPSILNVSPESAAGGNLALLQTGDEIRVDLNQCTVELLVDDEEIAKRREEFTASDLKHQTPWQELYRANVGQLSTGGCLEMATKYHCVSDCIARHNH
- a CDS encoding SDR family oxidoreductase; the protein is MFSLKNKNAIVTGAGSGIGQAIARALAKQGAVVDILEINLEGAAETLEAIQADGGTAAAHECDVTDQAGTAAVFKKIADNRGQLDCLINNAGVAHVGNVLTTSEEDFDRVLNVNVKGVYNCLKAGVAHMQHSGGAIVNIASTVSVMAIDDRFAYSTSKGAVLTMTYSVARDYLKQGIRCNAILPARIHTPFVDGFIQKNYPDNADEMFKKLSEAQPIGRMGKPDEVAAMAVFLCSDEASFITGCPYPVDGGTLYIR
- a CDS encoding fumarylacetoacetate hydrolase family protein gives rise to the protein MKLIRVGNPGEEKPGVLSENGTRTNVSAFGEDYDETFFGSDGPARLAVWIQQQNNLPSFDDHARLGPPLTRPSKLICIGLNYKAHAEESGTQLPPEPVIFFKATSAIVGPNDDLVIPRNGDKTDWEVEMAFVIGKKANYVDEANALDHVAGYLLHNDYSERAFQLERHGQWVKGKSCDTFAPLGPFIATADEVPDPQNLNLWLKVNGEQLQDSNTSDMAYGVQHLVHYLSQFMTLLPGDIISTGTPSGVGLGFDPPRFLQPGDVVELGITGLGESKQTAVSAT
- a CDS encoding alanine--glyoxylate aminotransferase family protein — translated: MSHLKLHIPGPVEVSETTWRAMSMPMIGHRSRDFQNLYGKIQPQLQQLLGTERLVYLSTSSAWGIMEGAIRNLAQRKLLCCMCGAFSDKWLNVAERCGIAAEGLQVDWGSPILPEAVETKLATGEFDALTLVHNETSTGVMNPLDAIAKLKGKYPDVMFIVDSVSSMTAVPIHFDALGIDVLLAGTQKAWALPPGLSVFTCSEAALNRAAQAKTRGYYFDFIEFQKNAEKNMTPSTPSIPHINGLSHKLDEFFAEGLDTRYARHRATNQMTRDWATKHSFTLLPEAGYESISLTCLNNGAREGGTVVDVPKLQSAMKEKGILIDGGYGKLKGKAFRLSNMGDETVETMADLFAKLDMAMEEVS
- a CDS encoding Lrp/AsnC family transcriptional regulator, translated to MDELLKLLREDASLTPAQIAGRLNLVEVEVESKIKELETTGVILGYRTVINEEKLEVDIVRAVIEVKITPEREGGFDRLASRIARFDEVQSCYLMSGGFDLMVVVEGTDLKSVSSFVSEKLATLQGVISTVTHFMLKPYKEQGVLMGGEFSDEKLAVSP